A window of Amycolatopsis australiensis contains these coding sequences:
- a CDS encoding (2Fe-2S)-binding protein, whose product MPNYTFVVNGKTVTVDAPADLPMLWALRDKLKVRGPKYGCGINVCKACTSHLDGEAFNPCVTPVSECAGREVTTIEGLADGDELHPVQEAWLEQDVAQCGYCQPGQIMAAVALLKKTKNPTDAEIDAIQNVCRCGTYFRIREAIKSAAAKMA is encoded by the coding sequence GTGCCGAACTACACCTTCGTGGTGAACGGGAAGACCGTCACCGTCGACGCGCCCGCCGACCTGCCGATGCTGTGGGCGCTGCGCGACAAGCTCAAGGTCCGCGGGCCTAAGTACGGCTGCGGCATCAACGTCTGCAAGGCCTGCACCAGCCACCTCGACGGCGAGGCGTTCAACCCCTGCGTCACGCCGGTTTCCGAGTGCGCCGGGCGCGAGGTCACCACGATCGAGGGCCTGGCGGACGGCGACGAGCTGCACCCGGTCCAGGAGGCCTGGCTGGAGCAGGACGTCGCCCAGTGCGGCTACTGCCAGCCCGGCCAGATCATGGCGGCGGTCGCGCTGCTGAAGAAGACGAAGAACCCGACGGACGCCGAAATCGACGCGATCCAGAACGTGTGCCGGTGCGGCACGTACTTCCGGATCCGGGAGGCGATCAAGAGCGCGGCGGCCAAGATGGCCTGA
- a CDS encoding PucR family transcriptional regulator, which yields MHYQALLADGLAPSVATLAAEVERKLPELIESTVRQIRAEMPVYRDARFVSPAELRNSVRANLEYVMRTLRGSDVPDLAQARATGRARALQGAPLPELLRAYRIGLTEVWHRFVELTAHRQDPAALVAATSAIWALIDDLAEALTTAYRDTMAEVMVAHQNRRSALVEALFAGGAATEGTLWDIARVLDLSLDGTFVVVAAETPRLGQEPLPQIELRLRALHHASAWRLTPDLQVGVVSLRDPSASKAIVELVRENPVGRVGMSPVFTGLGNTARALHLARVALSSLAPGTPELVQFTESPLAGLVASAPEASVQLAHHVLQPILDLPGDDRNVLLLTLRAWFDCQGSTKLTSERMFCHPNTIRHRLKRITEELGRSLTDPADITELGAALRALNLFPEAAHLPAPR from the coding sequence ATGCACTACCAGGCGCTGCTGGCCGACGGGCTCGCACCGTCGGTCGCCACGCTGGCCGCCGAGGTCGAGCGGAAGCTGCCCGAGCTCATCGAGAGCACCGTGCGGCAGATCCGCGCGGAGATGCCGGTCTACCGGGACGCGCGGTTCGTCTCCCCGGCCGAGCTGCGGAACTCCGTCCGCGCCAACCTCGAGTACGTGATGCGCACGCTGCGCGGCTCGGACGTGCCGGACCTGGCACAGGCCCGCGCGACCGGCCGCGCGCGGGCGCTGCAGGGCGCGCCGCTCCCGGAGCTGCTGCGGGCCTACCGGATCGGGCTCACCGAGGTCTGGCACCGGTTCGTCGAGCTGACCGCCCACCGGCAGGACCCGGCGGCGCTGGTCGCGGCGACGTCGGCGATCTGGGCGCTCATCGACGACCTGGCCGAAGCGCTGACGACGGCCTACCGCGACACGATGGCGGAGGTCATGGTGGCGCACCAGAACCGGCGCTCGGCGCTGGTGGAGGCCCTGTTCGCGGGCGGCGCGGCGACCGAGGGCACGCTCTGGGACATCGCGCGCGTGCTCGACCTGTCCCTGGACGGCACGTTCGTCGTGGTCGCGGCGGAGACCCCGCGGCTGGGCCAGGAGCCGCTGCCGCAGATCGAGCTGCGGCTGCGCGCGCTGCACCACGCGTCGGCGTGGCGGCTCACCCCGGACCTGCAGGTCGGCGTGGTGTCCTTGCGCGACCCGAGCGCGTCGAAGGCGATCGTGGAGCTGGTGCGGGAGAACCCGGTGGGCCGGGTCGGGATGAGCCCGGTGTTCACCGGCCTCGGCAACACGGCCCGCGCGCTGCACCTGGCGCGGGTTGCGCTGTCCAGCCTGGCGCCGGGCACGCCGGAGCTGGTGCAGTTCACCGAGTCGCCGCTGGCCGGGCTGGTGGCGAGCGCCCCGGAGGCGTCGGTGCAGCTGGCCCACCACGTCCTCCAGCCGATCCTGGACCTCCCGGGTGACGACCGGAACGTGCTGCTGCTGACGCTGCGCGCGTGGTTCGACTGCCAGGGCTCGACGAAGCTGACGTCGGAGCGGATGTTCTGCCACCCCAACACGATCCGCCACCGGCTGAAGCGGATCACCGAAGAACTGGGCCGGTCGCTGACCGACCCGGCCGACATCACGGAGCTGGGCGCGGCCCTGCGGGCGCTGAACCTCTTCCCGGAGGCGGCTCACCTGCCCGCGCCGCGCTGA
- a CDS encoding cyclic-phosphate processing receiver domain-containing protein, protein MNRLWVDDLRPAPPGWTWAKTSAEAIALLGAAEFAAISLDHDLGGDDTTRPVVLWLCEHDRWPPEVHVHTANPVGRDWLTGMARRYGPGVRQRGAGR, encoded by the coding sequence GTGAACCGCCTGTGGGTGGACGACCTGCGGCCGGCCCCACCGGGCTGGACGTGGGCGAAGACGAGCGCGGAGGCGATCGCGCTGCTCGGCGCGGCGGAGTTCGCGGCGATCTCGCTCGACCACGACCTGGGCGGTGACGACACGACCCGCCCGGTCGTGCTGTGGCTGTGCGAGCACGACCGCTGGCCGCCGGAGGTGCACGTCCACACCGCGAACCCGGTCGGCCGCGACTGGCTGACCGGGATGGCCCGCCGGTACGGGCCCGGGGTGCGTCAGCGCGGCGCGGGCAGGTGA
- a CDS encoding TIGR03564 family F420-dependent LLM class oxidoreductase, whose protein sequence is MRTGILLDELGVGFAEMTAQARDAAKLGYRTLWLAQRGGWDALTALPALGVAAPGVELGTCVVPTYPRHPITMAAQALTVQAATGVSVHLGIGLSHRFVIEGEFGYSYDRPLRHLREYLEALNPLLRGEKTDVHGETLTAAGGLDTPGATRPALLVGSVSPRSTRLAGELADGVITTWAGPRAIGEFVVPALGDRRRVVSGQLICVTSDVDERRRWLEEKYGAAAQVPAYRAVLDRDGYERASDSAIIGEEKAVLRQVKSLEDAGATELLVMPFGSPAEQARTRELLAA, encoded by the coding sequence ATGCGCACCGGAATCCTGCTCGACGAGCTGGGCGTCGGCTTCGCCGAAATGACCGCGCAGGCGCGTGACGCCGCGAAGCTCGGCTACCGCACGCTGTGGCTGGCGCAACGCGGCGGCTGGGACGCGCTCACGGCGCTGCCCGCGCTGGGCGTCGCCGCACCGGGCGTGGAGCTGGGCACCTGCGTCGTCCCGACGTACCCGCGGCACCCGATCACGATGGCCGCGCAGGCGCTCACCGTCCAGGCCGCCACCGGGGTGAGCGTCCACCTGGGGATCGGGCTGAGCCACCGGTTCGTCATCGAAGGCGAGTTCGGGTACTCGTACGACCGTCCGCTGCGGCACCTGCGCGAGTACCTGGAGGCGCTGAACCCGTTGCTGCGCGGCGAAAAGACGGACGTCCACGGCGAAACGCTCACCGCGGCGGGCGGCCTCGACACGCCGGGCGCGACACGGCCCGCGCTCCTGGTCGGCTCGGTGAGCCCGCGCTCGACGCGTCTGGCCGGCGAGCTGGCGGACGGCGTGATCACGACGTGGGCCGGCCCGCGGGCGATCGGCGAGTTCGTGGTGCCGGCGCTCGGGGACCGCCGCCGGGTCGTCTCGGGTCAGCTGATCTGCGTGACGTCCGATGTGGACGAACGCCGCCGGTGGCTGGAGGAAAAATACGGCGCGGCCGCGCAGGTTCCCGCGTACCGTGCGGTGCTGGACCGGGACGGCTACGAGCGCGCCTCGGACAGCGCGATCATCGGCGAGGAGAAAGCGGTGCTGCGACAGGTGAAGTCGCTCGAGGACGCGGGCGCGACCGAGCTGCTGGTGATGCCGTTCGGGTCGCCGGCGGAGCAGGCTCGCACGCGCGAGCTGCTGGCCGCGTGA
- a CDS encoding TetR/AcrR family transcriptional regulator: protein MPPVENRAERAERILDAAAELLLRAGYRRTTIEDVAERAGVGKGTVYLHWKNREELFLAVLLRESVRSLEDLVAAIAADPLAARLSRLTEIQYADVLGRPLLHAGYADDADTLGKLLPKLHEKLDPRHDEAFVEYLELLAANDLLRAGRPPADLAVAYRAVLHGFLIGTPPPEPALIADTVAHAFEPLAVSATRVRAVAPRVLRLFTESVALDRKRLERAY from the coding sequence ATGCCTCCTGTCGAAAACCGCGCCGAACGGGCCGAGCGGATCCTCGACGCGGCCGCCGAGCTGCTGCTGCGCGCCGGCTACCGGCGCACGACGATCGAGGACGTCGCCGAGCGCGCCGGCGTCGGCAAGGGGACGGTCTACCTGCACTGGAAGAACCGCGAGGAGCTGTTCCTCGCCGTGCTGCTCCGCGAGTCCGTCCGGAGCCTCGAAGACCTCGTCGCGGCGATCGCGGCCGATCCGCTCGCCGCGCGGCTGTCGCGGCTGACCGAGATCCAGTACGCCGACGTGCTGGGGCGTCCCCTGCTGCACGCCGGGTACGCCGACGACGCGGATACGCTCGGCAAGCTGCTGCCGAAGCTGCACGAGAAGCTCGACCCGCGCCACGACGAGGCGTTCGTCGAGTACCTCGAGCTGCTGGCCGCGAACGACCTGCTCCGCGCCGGCCGGCCGCCCGCCGACCTGGCCGTCGCCTATCGGGCGGTGCTGCACGGCTTTCTGATCGGCACGCCCCCGCCGGAGCCGGCGCTGATCGCCGACACGGTCGCGCACGCCTTCGAACCCCTGGCCGTCTCGGCGACGCGGGTGCGCGCCGTCGCGCCGCGTGTTCTGCGGCTGTTCACCGAATCCGTGGCGCTCGACCGGAAGCGGCTCGAGCGCGCGTACTGA
- the mgrA gene encoding L-glyceraldehyde 3-phosphate reductase, protein MTYVAASGRYESIPYRRCGRSGLKLPAISLGLWHNFGDDRPLDVQRAITRRAFDLGITHFDLANNYGPPYGSAEANFGRLLATDFKPYRDELVISTKAGYDMWPGPYGEWGSRKYLLSSLDQSLGRLGLDYVDIFYSHRFDPETPREETVGALDSAVRAGKALYVGISSYNSERTAEAARLLRELGTPLLIHQPSYSMLNRWIEEDGLLDTLAEVGAGCIAFSPLAQGLLTDRYLKGVPADSRAAQGKSLDPHTLDDDRLGRVRALNEIAARRGQSLAQLALAWALRDHRVTSVLIGASSVGQLEDNVGALGNLDFGSDELTEIDGHATDAGINLWKRSSDA, encoded by the coding sequence GTGACCTACGTTGCGGCATCCGGCCGATACGAATCGATCCCCTACCGGCGCTGCGGGCGCTCCGGGCTCAAGCTGCCCGCGATCTCGCTGGGGCTGTGGCACAACTTCGGCGACGACCGCCCCCTGGACGTCCAGCGGGCCATCACCCGCCGCGCGTTCGACCTCGGCATCACGCACTTCGACCTGGCCAACAACTACGGCCCGCCCTACGGCTCGGCCGAGGCGAACTTCGGCAGGCTGCTGGCCACCGACTTCAAGCCGTACCGCGACGAGCTGGTGATCTCCACGAAGGCCGGCTACGACATGTGGCCCGGCCCGTACGGCGAGTGGGGCTCCCGGAAGTACCTGCTGTCCTCACTGGACCAGTCGCTCGGCCGGCTCGGCCTGGACTACGTCGACATCTTCTACTCGCACCGGTTCGACCCCGAGACGCCGCGGGAAGAGACGGTCGGTGCCCTCGACAGCGCGGTCCGCGCCGGGAAAGCGCTCTACGTCGGGATTTCCTCGTACAACTCGGAGCGGACCGCCGAAGCCGCGCGGCTGCTGCGCGAGCTGGGCACGCCGCTGCTGATCCACCAGCCGTCGTACTCGATGCTCAACCGGTGGATCGAGGAGGACGGCCTCCTCGACACCCTCGCGGAGGTGGGCGCGGGCTGCATCGCGTTCTCGCCGCTGGCGCAGGGGCTGCTGACGGACCGGTACCTGAAGGGCGTCCCGGCCGATTCCCGCGCCGCACAGGGCAAGTCCCTCGACCCGCACACCCTCGACGACGACCGGCTGGGCCGGGTCCGCGCGCTCAACGAGATCGCGGCCCGCCGCGGTCAGTCGCTGGCCCAGCTGGCGCTGGCCTGGGCACTGCGCGACCACCGCGTCACGTCGGTGCTGATCGGCGCGAGCAGCGTCGGACAGCTCGAGGACAACGTCGGCGCGCTCGGCAACCTGGACTTCGGCTCCGACGAGCTGACCGAGATCGACGGCCACGCGACCGACGCCGGCATCAACCTCTGGAAGCGGTCTTCGGACGCCTGA
- a CDS encoding AAA family ATPase has translation MGTGFFTSVDDVSAKLAEAGYLASTAVATTVFLADRLGKPLLVEGPAGVGKTELAKAVAQVSGSRLVRLQCYEGIDEARALYEWNHAKQLLRITAGRDETWEQARTDIFGEEFLLRRPLLTAISSAEPTVLLIDETDKADMEVEGLLLEVLGDFQVTVPELGTITATRPPFAVLTSNATRELSEALRRRCLFLHIGFPDEDLERDIVRLKVPGIDAALADSVVRVIAALRAMDLRKLPSVAETIDWARTLLALGASTLDEQVVRDSLGVVLKHQDDIAKAGAGLRLEQVLDAS, from the coding sequence GTGGGCACCGGATTCTTCACCTCCGTCGACGACGTGTCGGCCAAGCTGGCCGAAGCCGGGTACCTGGCGTCGACGGCCGTGGCGACCACCGTGTTCCTCGCCGACCGGCTGGGCAAGCCGCTGCTGGTCGAGGGCCCCGCCGGCGTCGGCAAGACCGAGCTGGCCAAGGCCGTCGCGCAGGTCAGCGGCTCGCGACTGGTGCGCCTGCAGTGCTACGAGGGCATCGACGAGGCTCGCGCGCTGTACGAGTGGAACCACGCGAAACAGCTGCTGCGGATCACCGCCGGCCGAGACGAGACCTGGGAGCAGGCCCGCACCGACATCTTCGGCGAGGAGTTCCTGCTGCGCCGGCCGCTGCTCACGGCGATCTCCTCGGCCGAGCCGACCGTGCTGCTGATCGACGAGACCGACAAGGCCGACATGGAGGTCGAGGGCCTGCTGCTGGAGGTGCTCGGCGACTTCCAGGTGACCGTGCCGGAGCTGGGCACGATCACCGCGACGCGCCCGCCGTTCGCCGTGCTGACCTCCAACGCGACCCGCGAGCTGTCGGAAGCGCTGCGCCGCCGCTGCCTGTTCCTGCACATCGGCTTCCCGGACGAGGACCTGGAACGCGACATCGTCCGGCTCAAGGTGCCCGGCATCGACGCCGCGCTGGCCGATTCCGTCGTCCGGGTGATCGCCGCGTTGCGCGCGATGGACCTGCGCAAGCTGCCGTCGGTCGCCGAGACCATCGACTGGGCGCGCACGCTGCTCGCGCTCGGCGCGTCCACGCTGGACGAGCAGGTCGTCCGGGACAGTCTCGGCGTCGTCCTCAAGCACCAGGACGACATCGCCAAGGCCGGCGCCGGCCTGCGGCTCGAACAGGTGCTGGACGCGTCGTGA
- a CDS encoding vWA domain-containing protein, producing MTGGVPERLAAFVKALRAQGIPAGPSETVDAAAALEVLGLDDRSLVREGLAAALVRRGGQRAVFDAAFDLYFPAGIGAPERAREDPPSTLDELRDELAAALADGDREALSQLAGLAVEMLGQYGSSSGPGGGFSAHQTLERLQPQTLIARVLAAVRGGGARGAFTDRLDRDEIRRRVESFRGQVRTEARRRAAEVRGRERVARHAIAPAPDRVDFLIASRTQLAELRRTIQPLSRKLATRLAARRKRTTRGQIDLRRTLRRSLSTGGVPLRPAYRHRRPGRPEIVLLCDLSGSVAGFANFTMLLVQALRDQFSKIRVFAFVDSADEVTHLVTTGAADPEHLGARMLSEAALVRWDGHSDYGGSLAQFTSRWLDAVGPRTSVLILGDARTNGGDPNLDAVREIKARARHVHWLNPERRSLWSTGDSAALEYAEVVQMHECRTVQQLSALVTRLLPV from the coding sequence GTGACCGGCGGCGTGCCCGAGCGGCTCGCGGCGTTCGTCAAGGCGCTGCGGGCGCAGGGCATCCCGGCCGGCCCGAGCGAGACGGTCGACGCCGCGGCCGCGCTGGAGGTCCTCGGCCTCGACGACCGCTCGCTCGTCCGCGAAGGGCTGGCCGCGGCGCTGGTCCGCCGCGGCGGGCAGCGCGCGGTGTTCGACGCCGCCTTCGACCTCTACTTCCCGGCCGGGATCGGCGCGCCGGAACGGGCGCGCGAAGACCCGCCGTCCACACTGGACGAACTGCGGGACGAGCTGGCCGCCGCGTTGGCCGACGGCGACCGGGAGGCCCTGTCCCAGCTGGCCGGGCTCGCGGTCGAGATGCTGGGGCAGTACGGCTCGTCGTCGGGTCCCGGTGGCGGGTTCTCGGCCCACCAGACCCTGGAGCGGCTGCAGCCGCAGACCCTCATCGCCCGGGTGCTGGCCGCGGTCCGCGGCGGCGGCGCGCGCGGCGCGTTCACCGACCGGCTCGACCGCGACGAGATCCGCCGCCGGGTCGAGAGCTTCCGCGGGCAGGTCCGCACCGAGGCGCGCCGCCGGGCGGCCGAGGTCCGCGGCCGCGAGCGGGTCGCCCGGCACGCCATCGCGCCCGCGCCCGACCGCGTCGACTTCCTCATCGCCAGCCGCACTCAGCTCGCCGAGCTGCGGCGCACGATCCAGCCGTTGTCCCGCAAGCTCGCGACCCGGCTCGCCGCGCGCCGCAAGCGCACCACGCGCGGGCAGATCGACCTGCGCCGCACCCTGCGGCGGTCGTTGTCGACCGGCGGGGTGCCGTTGCGGCCCGCCTACCGCCACCGGCGGCCCGGCCGGCCGGAGATCGTGCTGCTGTGCGACCTTTCCGGGTCCGTGGCGGGGTTCGCGAACTTCACGATGCTGCTGGTCCAGGCGCTGCGCGACCAGTTCAGCAAGATCCGCGTGTTCGCCTTCGTCGACAGCGCCGACGAGGTCACCCACCTGGTCACGACCGGCGCGGCCGACCCCGAGCACCTCGGCGCGCGCATGCTGTCGGAGGCGGCGCTGGTGCGCTGGGACGGTCACAGCGACTACGGCGGCTCGCTGGCGCAGTTCACTTCGCGGTGGCTCGACGCGGTCGGCCCGCGCACGTCGGTGCTGATCCTCGGCGACGCCCGCACCAACGGCGGCGACCCGAACCTCGACGCCGTCCGCGAGATCAAGGCCCGCGCCCGGCACGTCCACTGGCTCAACCCGGAGCGGCGGTCGCTGTGGTCGACCGGCGACTCGGCGGCGCTGGAGTACGCCGAGGTCGTCCAGATGCACGAGTGCCGCACGGTGCAGCAGCTCAGTGCGCTGGTCACCCGCCTGCTGCCGGTGTGA
- the add gene encoding adenosine deaminase translates to MRDLAALPKAHLHVHLESTIRPDTLRELGEANGVDVPGEPPVFDGFRAFADYNALIRSCLRRPEDFERIAREYCEDELAQGTRYAEVTFTAASHGERLGDLEMPLASVLEGLSTSDLERRVVLDHSRRRSVGRAERTLELALKYDEVFAIGMAGEENHSLRPFATVFDRAREAGIHLLHHTGEDAGPDSIREALAIGCTERLGHGIRVLEDPALVAEVRERGLALEVCPSSNVTLGLVPSLPRHPLPRLVDAGLTVTLNTDVPSVTGANLAEEYARVQRAFGYDDAAMADFARAGVRASFAPAETKQRLLRGIDAWLTPAAGG, encoded by the coding sequence ATGCGCGACCTGGCCGCCCTGCCGAAAGCCCACCTGCACGTCCACCTGGAGAGCACGATCCGGCCGGACACGCTGCGGGAACTCGGCGAAGCCAACGGCGTCGACGTGCCGGGCGAGCCCCCGGTGTTCGACGGCTTCCGCGCCTTCGCCGACTACAACGCCCTCATCCGATCGTGTCTGCGACGTCCCGAGGACTTCGAGCGCATCGCCCGCGAGTACTGCGAGGACGAACTCGCCCAAGGCACGCGCTACGCCGAAGTCACGTTCACCGCCGCCTCGCACGGGGAACGCCTCGGCGACCTCGAGATGCCGCTCGCTTCCGTCCTCGAGGGACTGTCCACGAGCGACCTCGAACGGCGCGTCGTCCTCGACCACTCCCGGCGCCGCTCGGTCGGGCGCGCCGAGCGGACCCTCGAGCTCGCGCTGAAGTACGACGAAGTCTTCGCGATCGGCATGGCCGGTGAGGAAAACCACTCTCTCCGTCCATTCGCGACGGTCTTCGACCGGGCCCGGGAGGCCGGCATCCACCTGCTGCACCACACCGGTGAGGACGCCGGCCCGGACAGCATCCGCGAAGCACTGGCGATCGGCTGCACCGAACGGCTCGGGCACGGCATCCGCGTCCTCGAGGACCCGGCGCTCGTCGCCGAGGTCCGCGAGCGCGGCCTGGCCCTCGAAGTCTGCCCGTCGTCGAACGTGACGCTCGGGCTGGTGCCGTCGCTGCCCCGGCACCCGCTCCCCCGGCTGGTCGACGCCGGGCTGACGGTCACGCTGAACACCGACGTCCCCTCGGTCACCGGTGCGAACCTGGCCGAGGAATACGCCCGCGTCCAACGGGCCTTCGGCTACGACGACGCCGCGATGGCGGACTTCGCGCGGGCCGGTGTCCGGGCGTCCTTCGCGCCCGCGGAGACCAAGCAACGGCTGCTGCGCGGCATCGACGCGTGGCTCACACCGGCAGCAGGCGGGTGA
- a CDS encoding antitoxin, producing the protein MRKLTVLAGAAGAARAYARKNPEKVNQVVGKAAKFVDDKTKGKYHQQIAGAVRKVNSVTGQPGPAAGR; encoded by the coding sequence ATGCGCAAACTGACCGTGCTGGCCGGGGCCGCGGGCGCGGCCCGCGCCTACGCCAGGAAGAACCCCGAAAAGGTGAACCAGGTCGTCGGCAAGGCGGCCAAGTTCGTCGACGACAAGACCAAGGGCAAGTACCACCAGCAGATCGCGGGCGCGGTACGCAAGGTCAACTCGGTGACGGGCCAGCCGGGGCCGGCCGCCGGGCGGTAA
- the recQ gene encoding DNA helicase RecQ translates to MAETDLTTASEALETLRRVFGYDSFRGDQAAIVEHVIAGGDALVLMPTGGGKSLCYQIPALVRPGVGVVVSPLIALMQDQVDALRNAGVRAGFLNSTQDYAARQEVESAFLSGELDLLYLAPERLSVESTVRLLDRGKISLFAIDEAHCVAQWGHDFRPDYLQLSALHERWPDVPRIALTATATEATHKEISARLRLDDARHFVASFDRPNIQYRIVAKSSPQRQLLELLRTEHQGDAGIVYCLSRNSVEKTAEFLVQNGIPAVPYHAGLDARTRAKHQARFLREDGLIVVATIAFGMGIDKPDVRFVAHLDLPKSVEGYYQETGRAGRDGLPSTAWLAYGLQDVVQLRKMIDTSEGDEAHRRRQTAHLNAMLALCETVECRRVQILNYFGQQGEPCGNCDTCLSPPEKWDGTIPAQKLLSTVVRLRNERRQKFGAGQVIDILLGKATPKVTQFQHDTLKTFGIGTELREPEWRAVVRQLLAQGLLAVEGDYGSLVLTEASAEVLSGDRQVMLRREPERPAAAKARSAKRAAAAADMPAEAAPLFERLRAWRAGVAKEQGVPAYVIFHDATLRQIATQRPSSLAELGTVSGVGENKLAKYGEGVLEALAAG, encoded by the coding sequence GTGGCAGAGACCGACCTCACAACCGCGTCCGAAGCGCTGGAGACCCTCCGGCGCGTGTTCGGCTACGACAGCTTCCGCGGCGACCAGGCGGCGATCGTCGAGCACGTGATCGCCGGCGGCGACGCGCTCGTGCTGATGCCCACCGGCGGCGGGAAGTCGTTGTGCTACCAGATTCCCGCGCTGGTGCGCCCGGGTGTCGGCGTGGTGGTCTCGCCGCTGATCGCGCTGATGCAGGACCAGGTCGACGCGCTGCGCAACGCCGGTGTCCGCGCCGGTTTCCTCAACTCGACGCAGGACTACGCGGCCCGGCAGGAGGTCGAATCGGCGTTCCTGTCCGGCGAGCTCGACCTGCTCTACCTGGCGCCGGAACGGCTTTCGGTCGAATCCACCGTGCGGCTGCTCGACCGCGGCAAGATCTCGCTGTTCGCGATCGACGAGGCGCACTGCGTCGCCCAGTGGGGCCACGACTTCCGGCCCGACTACCTCCAGCTCTCGGCGCTGCACGAGCGCTGGCCGGACGTGCCGCGGATCGCGCTCACCGCGACCGCGACCGAGGCCACGCACAAGGAGATCTCCGCGCGGCTGCGGCTCGACGACGCCCGCCACTTCGTCGCGAGCTTCGACCGGCCGAACATCCAGTACCGGATCGTCGCGAAGAGCTCGCCGCAGCGCCAGCTGCTGGAACTGCTGCGCACCGAGCACCAGGGCGACGCGGGGATCGTCTACTGCCTGTCCCGGAACTCGGTCGAGAAGACCGCGGAGTTCCTGGTGCAGAACGGGATTCCGGCGGTGCCGTACCACGCGGGGCTCGACGCGCGGACCCGCGCGAAGCACCAGGCGCGGTTCCTGCGCGAAGACGGCCTGATCGTGGTGGCGACGATCGCGTTCGGGATGGGCATCGACAAACCGGACGTCCGGTTCGTGGCGCACCTCGACCTGCCGAAGTCGGTCGAGGGCTACTACCAGGAGACGGGCCGCGCGGGCCGGGACGGGCTGCCGTCCACCGCCTGGCTGGCGTACGGGCTGCAGGACGTCGTGCAGCTGCGCAAGATGATCGACACGTCGGAGGGCGACGAAGCGCACCGGCGGCGGCAGACGGCGCACCTCAACGCGATGCTCGCACTGTGCGAGACGGTGGAATGCCGGCGCGTGCAGATCCTCAACTACTTCGGCCAGCAGGGCGAGCCGTGCGGCAACTGCGACACGTGCCTGAGCCCGCCGGAGAAGTGGGACGGCACGATCCCGGCGCAGAAGCTGCTGTCGACGGTCGTCCGGCTGCGCAACGAGCGGCGCCAGAAGTTCGGCGCCGGGCAGGTCATCGACATCCTGCTCGGCAAGGCCACACCGAAGGTGACGCAGTTCCAGCACGACACGCTGAAGACGTTCGGCATCGGCACCGAGCTGCGCGAGCCGGAGTGGCGGGCGGTCGTGCGGCAGCTGTTGGCCCAGGGCCTGCTGGCGGTCGAAGGCGACTACGGCTCCCTGGTGCTCACCGAAGCCAGCGCGGAGGTCCTGAGCGGCGACCGCCAGGTGATGCTGCGCCGGGAGCCCGAGCGTCCGGCGGCCGCGAAGGCCCGCAGCGCCAAGCGCGCCGCGGCCGCGGCGGACATGCCCGCGGAGGCGGCCCCGCTGTTCGAGCGCTTGCGTGCCTGGCGGGCCGGGGTGGCGAAGGAACAAGGGGTGCCCGCGTACGTCATTTTCCACGACGCCACGCTGCGCCAGATCGCGACGCAACGACCGTCGTCACTGGCCGAGCTGGGCACGGTCAGCGGCGTCGGCGAGAACAAGCTCGCCAAGTACGGCGAGGGCGTCCTCGAGGCACTGGCGGCCGGCTGA
- a CDS encoding DUF6314 family protein, with amino-acid sequence MEYWPVPDLTAYFGGRWRLEREIRTADGDPAGEVTGTATFTEAGGVLVYREEGELRLGGYIGPVTRTLHYRPAGPGRASVHFDHGGFFHDLDLREGHWTADHPCRADHYRGEFRVTGAARWRQEWAVRGPAKDHVIVTRFTRA; translated from the coding sequence GTGGAGTACTGGCCGGTTCCCGATCTCACCGCCTATTTCGGCGGCCGGTGGCGGCTGGAGCGGGAAATCCGCACCGCGGACGGCGATCCGGCGGGCGAGGTCACCGGCACCGCCACCTTCACCGAAGCCGGCGGTGTCCTCGTCTACCGCGAAGAGGGTGAGCTGCGGCTCGGCGGCTACATCGGCCCGGTCACCCGCACCCTGCACTACCGCCCGGCGGGACCGGGCCGCGCGTCGGTGCACTTCGACCACGGCGGCTTCTTCCACGACCTCGACCTGCGCGAAGGCCACTGGACGGCGGACCACCCGTGCCGCGCCGACCACTACCGCGGGGAGTTCCGGGTGACCGGTGCGGCGCGCTGGCGGCAGGAGTGGGCGGTGCGCGGCCCGGCGAAGGACCACGTCATCGTCACGCGGTTCACCCGTGCTTAG